A window of Streptomyces armeniacus contains these coding sequences:
- a CDS encoding pyridoxamine 5'-phosphate oxidase family protein, with the protein MTEKPAPRTLSDDALSELLSTQQFGTLATNKRSGHPHLTTMVYSWDAEERVVRFSTTADRVKVAQLRRDPRAAVHVPGGDVWSFAVAEGEAEVSEVTTTPGDATGRELLAMVPEAAKPEDERAFLEELVAERRVVIRLKVSRLYGTALDISG; encoded by the coding sequence ATGACCGAAAAGCCCGCACCCCGCACCCTGTCCGACGACGCGCTCTCCGAACTGCTGAGCACCCAGCAGTTCGGCACCCTCGCCACGAACAAGCGCAGCGGCCACCCCCATCTCACCACCATGGTCTACAGCTGGGACGCCGAGGAACGCGTCGTGCGGTTCTCCACCACGGCCGACCGCGTCAAGGTCGCCCAGCTCCGGCGCGACCCGCGCGCGGCCGTGCATGTCCCGGGCGGCGACGTGTGGTCGTTCGCCGTAGCCGAGGGCGAGGCGGAGGTCTCCGAGGTCACGACCACGCCGGGTGACGCGACCGGGCGTGAACTGCTCGCGATGGTGCCCGAGGCGGCGAAGCCGGAGGACGAGCGTGCGTTCCTGGAGGAGCTGGTCGCCGAGCGCCGCGTGGTCATCCGGCTGAAGGTGTCCAGGCTGTACGGGACGGCACTCGACATCAGTGGCTGA
- a CDS encoding VOC family protein, with protein sequence MAIKLENVAIAVRDLEAAISFFTDLGLTVLGRDTVSGEWTDTAVGLDGNHAKIAMLQTPEGQGHLELFEYIHPEAIETEPTLPNEIGMHRVAFSVDDIDEALETAAKHGCRPLRGVATYEGVYKLTYVRGPSGILVMLAQELKKN encoded by the coding sequence ATGGCCATCAAACTTGAGAACGTCGCCATCGCAGTCCGGGACCTCGAAGCAGCGATCTCCTTTTTCACCGACCTCGGCCTCACGGTCCTCGGCCGGGACACGGTCAGTGGTGAATGGACCGACACCGCCGTCGGACTTGATGGCAATCACGCCAAAATCGCGATGCTCCAGACGCCGGAGGGCCAGGGACATCTTGAGCTTTTCGAGTACATCCACCCCGAAGCGATCGAGACGGAGCCCACTCTTCCGAACGAGATCGGCATGCATCGCGTCGCCTTCTCCGTCGACGACATCGACGAAGCCCTCGAGACTGCCGCAAAGCACGGATGCCGTCCGCTCCGCGGCGTGGCGACCTACGAGGGCGTGTACAAGCTCACGTACGTCCGCGGCCCCAGCGGCATCCTCGTCATGCTCGCCCAGGAGCTGAAGAAGAACTGA
- a CDS encoding aldo/keto reductase, with the protein MRYIKLGTTGLEVSAIALGCMSFGEPDRGGEPWSLGADASRDIIKQALEGGVNFLDTANGYSAGSSEEIVGQAVKDFTRREEVVLATKVWMRMRPGPNGAGLSRKAIFAELDASLKRLGTDYIDLYQIHRWDYGTPIEETLEALHDAVKSGKVRYIGASSTYAWQFAKALYLADLNGWTRFVSMQDHYNLIHREAEREMLPLCADQGIGVIPWSPLARGRLTRTRDTATARAETDEGGRILYRDEDQAVAERVHEIAGKRGLSPAQVALAWVMRNPVVTSPIVGVTKPAQLADAVAAVDVELDEDEAAYLEEPYQPHEAAYLEESFYKQRPAAGSR; encoded by the coding sequence ATGCGATACATCAAACTCGGAACGACCGGGCTGGAAGTCTCCGCCATCGCCCTCGGCTGCATGAGTTTCGGCGAGCCGGACCGGGGCGGCGAGCCCTGGTCGCTGGGCGCGGACGCCAGCCGGGACATCATCAAGCAGGCCCTCGAGGGCGGCGTCAACTTCCTCGACACGGCCAACGGGTACAGCGCGGGAAGCAGTGAGGAGATCGTCGGCCAGGCGGTCAAGGACTTCACCCGGCGCGAGGAGGTCGTTCTCGCCACCAAGGTCTGGATGCGGATGCGCCCCGGCCCGAACGGCGCCGGGCTGTCCCGCAAGGCGATCTTCGCCGAGCTCGACGCCTCCCTGAAGCGGCTGGGGACCGACTACATCGACCTGTACCAGATCCACCGCTGGGACTACGGCACCCCGATCGAGGAAACCCTCGAGGCGCTGCACGACGCGGTCAAGTCCGGGAAGGTCCGCTACATCGGGGCCTCTTCCACGTACGCCTGGCAGTTCGCCAAGGCCCTGTATCTGGCCGACCTGAACGGCTGGACCCGGTTCGTGTCGATGCAGGACCACTACAACCTCATCCACCGCGAAGCAGAACGGGAGATGCTCCCGCTCTGCGCCGACCAGGGCATCGGCGTGATCCCGTGGAGCCCGCTGGCGCGGGGCAGGCTGACGCGGACCCGGGACACCGCCACGGCGCGTGCCGAGACCGACGAGGGCGGCAGGATCCTCTACCGCGACGAGGACCAGGCAGTGGCCGAGCGCGTCCACGAGATCGCGGGCAAGCGGGGTCTGTCCCCGGCCCAGGTCGCCCTGGCCTGGGTCATGCGCAACCCGGTGGTGACCTCGCCCATCGTCGGGGTCACCAAGCCGGCCCAGCTGGCCGACGCGGTCGCCGCGGTGGACGTCGAACTCGACGAAGACGAGGCCGCCTACCTGGAGGAGCCCTACCAGCCGCACGAGGCCGCCTACCTGGAGGAGTCCTTCTACAAGCAGCGCCCTGCGGCGGGCTCCCGGTAG